The genomic segment GGAAAATTGAGTGTATGCACGGATAAGCTAGATCTGTTTTGATGGCCTTCAGATAAAGGTCTTGTTGATGGCCGGGTGATAGTCTCATCCCGAAGCACAGCATTCAACGAGTATCCTCGGATATCCTAAATGGACGCAACCATTCAGTCCGGCAGCCAGGAAGAAGCAAGCTCGCCTTTCGCAACGCGGCGTATCATTCACGTGGTGCGCCAGTTTGCACCGAGCGTCGGAGGGCTGGAGGACGTTGTCAAAAATCTCGCCAATCAGCAACGCAATCGCTTTGAAGACGTAAAGGTCGTGACGCTCGATCGACTGTTTACCGATCCCGGCAAGCATCTTTCCAGCCAGGAAACCATCGACGGGATTGAAGTGCTGCGTATCCCTTATTCAGGAAGTTCACGCTACCCGATTGCACCATCCGTCCTCTCCAGAATTTCAGAAGCCGATCTGGTGCACGTTCATGCGATAGATTTCTTTTTCGATTTCCTCGCGCTGACCAGGCTCATTCATCACCGAAAGCTCGTCGCCACCACCCATGGCGGGTTTTTTCACACACGAAAGTTCGCGCGTATTAAGTCCATCTGGTTCAATACGCTGACACGTTTTTCGGCAAGCCAGTTTGCAGGCCTCGTGTGCTGCAGCGCGAGTGACCTGGATCTCTTTCAAAAGATAGCACCACATAAATCCGTCCTCATTGAAAATGGAGCCGGAATTGAGAAATTCATGGATGCCAGTTCACCGCGACCTTGCAAAAGGCTCCTGACGCTCGGCCGGTTTTCCTCCAACAAACGGCTCGATCGCCTTCTTGACCTGATGAGCGTGCTCACAAAAAAGGATCCCGCGTGGCGTCTGGACATCGCGGGAATGGAATCAGAGTTGACGGCCGATCAGCTGATCGAGGAATCGAGTACGCGCGGTCTTGCCGAACACATTGACGTTCACGTTGGTTTGTCAAATGACGAGCTGCGTAGACTGATCGGACAATGCAGTCTTTTTGTCAGTGCATCGGAGTATGAAGGCTTCGGGTTGGTTCTGATCGAAGCGATGAGCGCAGGCCTCGTGCCCGTCGTTGAGGCAAATGATGCTTTCAGGGCCATCGCCTGGAAACATCCATTGGTGCGCACCGTGGATTATGCGGACACCCGGCGTGCGGCTGACAGCATTCAGGCAAGTTTTGCAGAATTGGAGCGGCACCCGGGATTGCGCTCCGAGGCAATTGGGGCAGCACGTGACTATGGCTGGTCCGCAAAGGCGCAGCAGTACGAGAACCTCTATCGGGATATTCTTTCAACCCGGCCGTAAGCAGGTGATCCTGCAAGTGGGGGCAATAGAACAGATCCTGTGTCCCGTTGGCGCTGGTTGTGAGGGTTTGTCAGCTGCCGCGATCTCATGGCGTCGGCAGCACCCGCTGCAACCCAGAAAAGGGCCGCCATTTTGATTGAATAGAAGGAATTCGAGATCGTCATCAAAAGCGCGATATAGGTCGCCGCCAGCGCCTTGAACTGGATTGCGCGCTGATCTTCATACGGCGCGAATATGTAGCACGTCCACAAGCCCAGCAGTCCGACCACTCCGATCTGCGCGAGCGAATAGGCAAAACCGTTGTCTGCCAGAAATGGTACGTTGGCGGCCACGCCGAACAAGATCTCCGGTGTGACTTCCTGCAGCAGCTGGCTCGCGTGAAGCAGGCGTCCGCCAAGATCGTCCGTCCAGTTGAGTTCGGTATTCCAGCCTCCATAGATGCCGAGCGCGAACAGAATGAGCACCGGCAGGCTCCACCAGGTGATCCTTGGCAGCACAAGCCCGGCAGCGGCGGCCGCTACCAGTGCAATACAGACGAACATGCCAAAACGGGCATCGGGCAAGATCACGGCCGCAAAGGCGGCGAGGAACATCAGGGCGCGATGCTTCATTCCGGACCGGAACAGCGCCCAAAGACACAGGAAAGCACCGAAGTTGCCCATCGTGACCGGCTCCAGGAACACCGATGACGCGCGCACGTCTCCAAGAAAGGCCAGGAAGTTCCGTCCGCCGATACGCGTACTTGAGACGAAAAGGTTGGACCCTTCGACAAAATTGGCGTCGGCGGTCAACGTTCCCCGGGCGACGTAATAGTCGAAAATGCTCACCATCCGCGTGTAAAGATCGAGAAAGAAATACTCGAAAAAGGCGACGGAGAGTACGATCGCTGTCGAGATCCAGACCAGTCTGTCCGCATCCTCGATCCGTTTGAAGCGCTTGCCGATGAAGTAGAAAACGATCGGGATCAGAAAGTCGCGAATGGCCTTGAGATCGAGTTCGGGCCGTAGGGCGAGAACAAGGGCCACATAGCTGAAATAGAGAACCAGAAGCAGGAACAACATGCTGTTCCGGCTGAGGATAATCAGGAACAACGCCGCCGAAAGCAGCCCCATTTCCGATAGGATAACGTAGCTCTCCGAAATGCGAAAAGCATTGGTGTTTGCAAATGCCAGCGCAAAGTTGAACGTGAGCGTCCCGACCACAACGGCATAAACGCACATGAGCCAGAGCCGGTACTGGGCCTGATCGTGGTCCAGAGCGGTTCGAAGCGGTACCTGACGGTCAGACAGCGTTGAGTACGACATTTCCGATGATCCGGTCGCACCAGGGTTCCAGGAAGGCAGCGGCGTGGTCGAACTCGGCCGAGTTGGTGTTCCCAACAGCCGTGATCAGGATGATCCCGTCGCAATGACGCAGGAGAACCGGCAGCATCGGGCTCTCGTCAATATTTCCGGCATCGACCAGGAGGATGTCTTCGTCGGATGAGCCGAGATCACCTCCGGAGGCATATTTCTTGCGCGGATCGATATGCTCAACGCGCAGATAGCTGGCCAGCCCCGTCGAATTTGTCTGCGATACCGAATGCGGCACGTTGCGCGCTGCAGAAAGGCTTGCGGCGATCTGGCCGATGGCTCCGATGCGTCGGTTGTCTGATCGCGGGCGTCTGTTCTCCTGGCTGCTGACAGAGTGTCCAGCAGTCGTGTGCGCGAACAGGATCTCCTCACCCATATCGTAGAGCTCTTCAGCGACACTGCGGACAAAGTTTGAGGTGTCCCCGGTTCCACCAACCGATACGGCGAGCACGTTTGCAGGACGGCTATGGGCGATGGCGTGCCGAAGGGCATAGGCCACGCGAATGCGTGCGATGTCGGCCTTGTTTTCCTGTCGAGATCCGGCCTTCCCGGTAAGGTGCGGCATACCGGACAAAAACCTTCCCTTGTCCGCCGAGCCGCCCAGGTTCGCCAGAATCGGTGCACCGGTCTGCAACACAAGTTGCCGCTCGGAGATCATGGGACCCCTCAAGACGGTCAGCCCGATTGCGCCCGACGCAGCAACGGCGAACCCAAATACCAGGGCCGCGCCAAGAACAATGATTTTCCGCGGACCGTTCGCGTCAGTCGGAATGGTTGCTTCTGAAAGAATTCGCGTTGTGTTCGTGTCAACGTTTGGAAGTTCTTCAAGCTCGCGGGACCGCTTCAGAAAGGCCTCGTAGACTGCGCGGCTCGCGTCGGCTTCGCTCTGCAGCTGCCTGAGTTCGATCAGCGCTTTGCCTTGAACCGAGTTCTGCGACTGGAGGTTCTTTGATTGCAACTCAAGCGCATTCACCGTTGATTGCGCCTGTT from the Roseibium sp. HPY-6 genome contains:
- a CDS encoding GumC family protein — its product is MIDLSEIPAILRRHVVWLILCPIVFAALALTYAYLKTPIYQTSAELLIQPEGVQIISSDPAGGRGSQAFQGMDLDSQSFVILSAVVLNEVANNLKLDSDPNFQQPGLKRKLIAMLLGGLSGGTRSSATVRNSTLEVLRDVVRVYRLDQSFVFSITVSHPDPELAAAIANETAAAYIRQTRSSRTEALARAGTTLGNQAKQLRSRVEQAEAAVEAYKARQGLISTSGGSVVDQQIEALNTQITDARVDLERSKALYDQMAPLTLSDVEAGAVPAGTENAVLNSLRVQYAGITQQVAEASTTLGANHPTLLELRSQLSNIKREIQSELQRIKRAVRSQFEQAQSTVNALELQSKNLQSQNSVQGKALIELRQLQSEADASRAVYEAFLKRSRELEELPNVDTNTTRILSEATIPTDANGPRKIIVLGAALVFGFAVAASGAIGLTVLRGPMISERQLVLQTGAPILANLGGSADKGRFLSGMPHLTGKAGSRQENKADIARIRVAYALRHAIAHSRPANVLAVSVGGTGDTSNFVRSVAEELYDMGEEILFAHTTAGHSVSSQENRRPRSDNRRIGAIGQIAASLSAARNVPHSVSQTNSTGLASYLRVEHIDPRKKYASGGDLGSSDEDILLVDAGNIDESPMLPVLLRHCDGIILITAVGNTNSAEFDHAAAFLEPWCDRIIGNVVLNAV
- a CDS encoding UDP-phosphate alpha N-acetylglucosaminyltransferase, with protein sequence MSYSTLSDRQVPLRTALDHDQAQYRLWLMCVYAVVVGTLTFNFALAFANTNAFRISESYVILSEMGLLSAALFLIILSRNSMLFLLLVLYFSYVALVLALRPELDLKAIRDFLIPIVFYFIGKRFKRIEDADRLVWISTAIVLSVAFFEYFFLDLYTRMVSIFDYYVARGTLTADANFVEGSNLFVSSTRIGGRNFLAFLGDVRASSVFLEPVTMGNFGAFLCLWALFRSGMKHRALMFLAAFAAVILPDARFGMFVCIALVAAAAAGLVLPRITWWSLPVLILFALGIYGGWNTELNWTDDLGGRLLHASQLLQEVTPEILFGVAANVPFLADNGFAYSLAQIGVVGLLGLWTCYIFAPYEDQRAIQFKALAATYIALLMTISNSFYSIKMAALFWVAAGAADAMRSRQLTNPHNQRQRDTGSVLLPPLAGSPAYGRVERISR
- a CDS encoding glycosyltransferase family 4 protein, giving the protein MDATIQSGSQEEASSPFATRRIIHVVRQFAPSVGGLEDVVKNLANQQRNRFEDVKVVTLDRLFTDPGKHLSSQETIDGIEVLRIPYSGSSRYPIAPSVLSRISEADLVHVHAIDFFFDFLALTRLIHHRKLVATTHGGFFHTRKFARIKSIWFNTLTRFSASQFAGLVCCSASDLDLFQKIAPHKSVLIENGAGIEKFMDASSPRPCKRLLTLGRFSSNKRLDRLLDLMSVLTKKDPAWRLDIAGMESELTADQLIEESSTRGLAEHIDVHVGLSNDELRRLIGQCSLFVSASEYEGFGLVLIEAMSAGLVPVVEANDAFRAIAWKHPLVRTVDYADTRRAADSIQASFAELERHPGLRSEAIGAARDYGWSAKAQQYENLYRDILSTRP